A region of the Polaribacter sp. L3A8 genome:
AAATGTAAAACGGTTTTAAAAACATCCTAATCAAGTCTTAGTTTTGAGGTATACAAAGAAATAACCTTTAAATTAAAATATCATGGGATTAAAAGAAAACAGATTTACAAAAACATTTCAAGAAGCACAATTTCTAGAATTAAAAGCACAAATAATAGCAGCTGCAGGTTTTGATGTACCTTTAAACATTGAATGGAGCACTTTATTTGAAGATCGTTTTTTACACTTATACAACGATTCGTACCCTAAAATATATTTTTTACCACTTGTAGCCGCTTTTAAGTCTATTGCAGCAGATAAAATGGGGAAAGAAGCTTTAGCAGAAAGCTTAAAAGAAATACACATATTAAATACCAAAGACCACCACAACCCTACGAATGCGTATGCATTTTCTAATGGAGTTTTAACTGTAGACCATAGTCCTATTTTAAATGCAGATGATGTTGATAGCAGGACGAAAGTATTGGTTAATTTATTAGAAAATAATTTATAAGCAAAGGCTAAGGCTTTGTGTAATTGGTAAATAATATTGGTATGTATAAATTTATTTTTTATAGTATTTTAATCGGAATTCTATTCTTGCTGGTTGGTTGTGGCGTTTCTAATATGAAAGCTAAAAAAGGGTTTGTAGCCTACTTAAAAGAGCATCATCATAACAAATATGAGATTTTAACTTTTAAAAGAAACTTTAATGCAGCAAACATGAATCCTAATTTGTTTTGGGTAGAATTAGCACTTAAAGAAAACCGTAACATTGTTATAAATTTTGAATGGAATGCAAAAGACAATGCACTTTATGTTCCGTTTCATTATACAGAAGATAGAAGTATAGAGGCCTTAACTCATTATCAAAAACAAGAAATTTTATTAAGAGAAGCGTTGTACCAAGCATTAGATAAGGCTGTTTTAAATATGGATGTTAATGTATTTAATCATACAATTAGTATTGGTTTAGAATCTGAACCTACATTTAATAAGTTTCAATATTTTTCAAATAAAATAGTTAGCGTTTTAGATAAATATCCAAATACCTGGACAAGAGAAGCGCATGTAGAATTTAAAATTAAAGAAGAAGCAAAAGGTTTTTATGAGTTGATTGTTAAGCCCAATACATTTAATGATAGCAACGAATCTTATAGATACAAACAGCACGCTATTGTTGCTAATAATTACGGGTCTATAAAAGCAGTACATATAAACCATATTGTAGAACAAGAATTTTCTAAACCAAATTCTCCTGTGTATTTGAGTAACATTTGGGTCAATCAAAAAGATTTAAATTCATTTTACATCGCTTTCGAAAAACACGAGCCATTAAAAAGCCCCGAAAAAAACAAGAATTTAACAGAAGGTGTTGGTATGTATGTCGTGAAAATGAGTTACCCTAATTTAGAGAAGGAAACCTTAACCTATTACGATTACAAAACAACTTCTAGAGACGGAATTTTTCTGTATCTCATAGACCAATTACCAGAAGACTACCAATTTCTTATAGAACACTCATAATATCTAATTTACATCATGGAAAAAACATCATACTATAAAGCGTTTGTAGCCCAAACGCCAGAGGAAATCTTACGATCTATTTTTAAGAAAAAAGAAGCTGTTTTAATTGCTATTTCTTTAAATAATGGAACGTATCTAGAAGGTGTAATTCTAGATTTAAAGGAAGATCATAACCACAATAAATCGGTTTGTATGCTTTCTCAGAATGAAGATGTACTCTTTTTTAATACGCACAGTATTGTGTCTATTATAGTAAAACAACCTAAAAAAATGGTTGTTGAATTATCTAAAGGAGCTATTAGCAGGCCCATATCATCAGAAAATGAAAACCTAACAGTCTTGCAATTAAAACGCTGGTTGCATAGTGAAAAAAGCCTATTAGGAAATCAAATAAAAGAGTTTAATGTTGATAAACTTCCGCTAGGAGAATTAAACAATCGATTAAATATTAAAGATGTTTTTACCGCATTAAAAAGTACTGTTGATGAAATAACAAAAGATATTTTAGGTAAAGAAGCATGGCAAGGTATTGATACAATTGTACTGCAACAAGAAAATAAGTTAGGTGTTGATAATCAATCTGGAGTATTAACAATATCAATTGCAATTGATAAAGCTTTACCAGAAAACTTATTGAATATTTTAGAAGAAAAATTACTTCAAATATTATAAAACAAACAAAAAAATCATTTTAAACAATTAATAAATTATAAAATAAAAATTATGGGACTTAAAGAAAAAAGAATTATCCAAGCCTTTAAAAAAGAATTATTTCCGGCATTAGAAACAGAAATTAATAAAGCAGCAGGTTTTGCCGTTCCTTTAGATATTTCTTGGAACACTTTAATGGAAGATCGTTTCTCTCACTTGTACAATGATACGTTTCCTAAAATATATTTTTTACCATTAATAGAAGCTTTTAAAGCTATTTGTGTAGATGAAATGGGCGTTGAACTTTTAAAAGCCGGATTAAAAAACGTAGTTATTATTAATGAAAACGAAGAACACAATTTAGAACGTGCAATTACTTTTGAAGAAGGAGTTTTAAAAATAAATCATAGTCCTGTTATAAATGCCGATGCTGTAGATAGAAAAACAACTCGCATTATTTCTTTATTAGAAGAAAAGTTAGAAGAATTTGCAGAAGGAACTCCAGAAGCAGCATCTACGGAAACAGAAAGCGCACAAGAAGCATCAGCAGAAACGGCAAAAGTAACTATTCAAGAATTATATAACCAATCTGTTGTAGTTTCTTTAGAAAAACAAGAGGTGTTTGGAGAAATGGTAGAAGGCTTAGGTTGGAGTTGCGATATGTTAGAAGGAAAATTAACGTACGGAGACGATAAAGTTTTTGACATTCAGGTGTTAGGTACTTATTCCGAAAATGAAAAAAGTTGGTTATGGGCTTGGGCAAATACACAAAGTGGTATTCCAGAAAAGTTTTTACAAACAGCTTTAGCAGCAAAAGCAATAGGAGAGGCTTATCAAATTGAAGATTTTGTTACATCTAAAAAAGAATTTAGTTCAGATCCGGGAGTTTATTTTTCTACAATAATTTCTGCAATGGTAAAAGAAAGTTGTTACGTACCATTAACTTTTAAAGGCTTAACGGTTTATGTTACCATAACATCTGCAGAAGCAGATAGCAAAGCAAGAACAGTGCCTGCTTTAATTTGTTCTCATTTTACAAAGGTAGCCGCAAACTATACGTTTCCTCATAAATACAGTTTGTATTTTTATTTAAAAGGAAAAGGATACGAAGTAGAATTGCCAGGTAATAATATTGTTGCTAAAAAAGAGGATGATCAAATTCTTGGAATTTTCGACTTAAAAGGTCGATTAATGAAAATATCTAATTCAAAATTAACTGTTCAAGCCTAAAATAGTATGTCATATATATCAGAAACACTTTCAGAATTAGAAAAAGAACATCAAGCTGCTTTAAATGCAGCCCAAGAAAAAATGTTAACCGATTTAAATGATGCACAAGCATCAGGAAATTTCGAAAAAATACAAGAAGCCAGTGTTGTATTTCAAAATATAACAACAGAATTGGCAGCAGAATACACCAAACGTATTGAAGAAATAAATGCTTTAAACCATAAAGCAATTGTAGATACAGCACCAGAAATTTATACGAATAACAGGGCCGATATCGATTTAAATTTATTAGTATATGATGGTGATAGAGATTACGTAATTGCTTTTCAGCAAGACGAGTTGATACAAAAAACGTTAGAAAAGGTAAACAAAAATAGTGGTAAATTTAAGTCTAGAAAACATTTGTTAAAATCTAGTTTAAGGCTTACAAAAACCTTAGCACCAATGCTTCATGAAATTGGTGAGCATTGTAAAAGTACCTTGAAATTAAAAGCAGATATTGAGTTTTTTGTGTATCAAGGAGATACTTTTAACGCTTCTTGCTATCCGCCAGATGAGAATAAATTATACATTATTTTATCCTCAGGAGTCTTAGAGCGTTTTTCTAAAGAAGAGTTAACTTTTGTAGTTGGTCATGAAATAGGCCATGTGCTTTTTGAACACTTCGATTATCCGGTAAGACAAATATTAGATACAGGAGAAAATGATTTAGCGCCTATCCATGCCATGAAATTGTATGCTTGGAACAGAAATGCAGAAATTAGTGCAGATAGAGCAGGTTTATTATGTTGTCAAAACTTTGAAGCTGTAGGGCGTACTTTCTTTAAATTATCGTCTGGTGTAACCACAGATTCTTTAGACTTTCAATTAAATGCTTACATAGAGCAATTTGTAGATTTAGAAGAGGTTTTAAACGATTCTAATTTAGATCCATCAGATTGGTATAGTACTCATCCTTTTAGTCCTTTAAGAATTAAAGCTCTAGAACTTTTTAATAAAAGTGAAACGTATGCCGCTTTTAATACGTCTGTTTCTGGAGAAATTACAGAAGAAGCTATGGAGGTAGAAATTAAACGTATTATGTCTTTAATGGAACCAGAAAACTTAGAAGAAGAAGGAGAACATTCTGAAAAAATACAACGTTTAATGTTTTTAGGAGGTTATTTAATATCTAATGCCGATGGTGTTGTAGACGATTCTGAAATACAAGCATTAAGTAGTATTGTGGCGCCTAAAGTTTTTGCCAATTGTATGATGACTATAAAAGGGCTTACAGAAGATGAAATGATTGATGAGGTGCAACAACTTACTAAAGATTTAGATGTTGTTTTGTCTGTAATGCAAAAGCTAAATATATTAAGAGATTTATCTATTATTTCTTATGCCGATGGAGAAATAGATGATAGTGAAGTAAATGTTTTATACAACTTGGCAAGACTTTTATATATCAATTCAGATTTTATAGATCGTGTTATTGGGGATGCACAAGGAGTCTAATAAAAAGTTTATAAGTGCTGTTTAAGAATTGGGGGATTCTTACTACAGTAATAAGAAGGGTGGTAATTTTAAATTACTGCCTTTTTCTTTTAAAAACCTAAAGCTTCTAAAACTTCTAATTTTGGTAATTCTTTACTTAATATGCTGTCAACAAAAATTCCAGATTTGTAAGTACCATCTCTAAAATAGAGAATACCAAATCCACTCCATATTCCATTTTTATATTCACCAATATATTTTATTACATTTTTATAATTGTTGTTACTAAAAGGTTTGTAGTTAGACCATTTTGTAATTCCAAAACCATTTTTAACAGCATCTTGGTAAGTGCCCATAAAACTATAATCAAGACTTTGAGATAAGGTCATTCCGTTTGGTTTTGTGTTTTTCCAATTGCTAAAAATATAACTATTGTTTTTTGCTTTAAATTGAATTCCGTATCCCGTATAGTTTTCGTTTTTACCTAAGCCAGCATACCAACCACCATCTTCTAGTTCCCAAGAAACCATTTTGTTTTTAGAAAGGTTATCGGTACTATTTAAAGAACCAAATAACCAATACCAAGTGTTGGTATATCTTTTTAGTTGAGGTTGCTTTTGGTAATAATCTTCTGCTTTTTTCTGTTGAACTTCGGTTTGTGCTACACTAGAATTGGTTGAGATACATATTAAAATTAATAGTAATAATAGGCTTTTCATCTGTTATAGGCTGTACTTTAGTGGTTTATACTGATGTGAATTGTTTTTTTATCGACTGAAAACTAGACGAATATTTTAAATGTTTAAGCAGGTAAAATTACATTATTTATATGATTTCTATTTAATATTGGAGTTTAAAAGAGGTTTTTATCAAACATTAAATTCTTTGTTTACTTATTAAATTAAATTAAAAGTAAGTTGAGGTTGGCAAAGGTTTGTGTTTAAAAGAAGCGAGCAAAAAGGTGTTTATTTTTCGTAAAGTGTATTTTGATGATGTTTTGTCTTTAAATTTAGGGAGGTAATTTATAAACTCTTATTTGGTAAGGTATAGTGACTTTTAATACTTTAAAGAATCTCTACAAGAAATTTGTTACCCTATAAATAGATATATCTAAATGATGTTGTTAAAAAATAGTAACTGAAATAAAGACTCAATTCTAAACATAGCTTAAGAATTATCAAATTTTTTGTAAAATTATAAAATAAAATTATTATTATGTAATATCTTGAAAAGATATGCGACAACATACTTAAATCTTTAAAAAGTATGAAAAAAATACAATTATTAATAATTTTAGCAATCACACTAATATGCTATAACTGCATTGGAGAAGATGTTATTATTGATGAAGTTGAACCAGAATTAAGAATTTTAAGTACAACGCAAAGCATTAGCATATCACAAACCGCTAATTTAGAAGCTACTTATTTTAATAATGTAGGACAACCAGAAAGTACAAATATTACTTGGTCTAGCAATAACGAAGCCGTACTAAGTGTAAGTAGTTCTGGTTTAATAACAGCTTTATCTGAAGGAACAGCAGTTATAAAGGCCGAAGTAATTAAAGAAGGACAATTACCAACTGAAGATACAATAAGTATAACTGTTACAGAAAAAACTACAACTCCTCCTACAAACTCTAATGTTTCACAAGTAAGCACTATAAGAACAACAAGTAGTTACAACTTACAGGGATCTTTTACTGTTTCTGAAATTGAAAACACAAATAATATTTTAATAGATATACAAAGCGATTACGAAGCAACTACAGCACTTCCTGGTTTATATGTCTATTTAACAAATAACCCAAACTCTATAAATGGCGCTTTAGAAATTGGAAAAGTTACTGTTTTTAAAGGCGAACATAGTTATACGATAAACAATCAAGGTATAAACAATTATAAATATTTACTTTATTGGTGTAAACCATTTGGAGTTAAAGTAGGTGATGGAGAATTTAATAATTAAATTGATTTAAAAAGATGATTTTAAAAAGAAACATATTAATAGTTATAGCAATTATTTCATTTTCTAATTCTGTTTTTTCTCAATGGACTCAAGAAAAAAACAAAGGATTTTATAAGCTATCTGCATGGTATTTAGAAGCAGATAAACACTATACAGACACAGGAGAAACAGACCCTAACACAACAAGAGGTTTGTTTAATATAAATTTATATGGTGAATACGGTATTTCAAAAAAGTTTGATGTTATTGCCTATATCCCTTTTTTTTCTAGATCTTTTGAAAACAGTGTTGTTTCTGGAACTACAGGAGAA
Encoded here:
- a CDS encoding DUF6882 domain-containing protein — its product is MGLKEKRIIQAFKKELFPALETEINKAAGFAVPLDISWNTLMEDRFSHLYNDTFPKIYFLPLIEAFKAICVDEMGVELLKAGLKNVVIINENEEHNLERAITFEEGVLKINHSPVINADAVDRKTTRIISLLEEKLEEFAEGTPEAASTETESAQEASAETAKVTIQELYNQSVVVSLEKQEVFGEMVEGLGWSCDMLEGKLTYGDDKVFDIQVLGTYSENEKSWLWAWANTQSGIPEKFLQTALAAKAIGEAYQIEDFVTSKKEFSSDPGVYFSTIISAMVKESCYVPLTFKGLTVYVTITSAEADSKARTVPALICSHFTKVAANYTFPHKYSLYFYLKGKGYEVELPGNNIVAKKEDDQILGIFDLKGRLMKISNSKLTVQA
- a CDS encoding M48 family metallopeptidase, producing MSYISETLSELEKEHQAALNAAQEKMLTDLNDAQASGNFEKIQEASVVFQNITTELAAEYTKRIEEINALNHKAIVDTAPEIYTNNRADIDLNLLVYDGDRDYVIAFQQDELIQKTLEKVNKNSGKFKSRKHLLKSSLRLTKTLAPMLHEIGEHCKSTLKLKADIEFFVYQGDTFNASCYPPDENKLYIILSSGVLERFSKEELTFVVGHEIGHVLFEHFDYPVRQILDTGENDLAPIHAMKLYAWNRNAEISADRAGLLCCQNFEAVGRTFFKLSSGVTTDSLDFQLNAYIEQFVDLEEVLNDSNLDPSDWYSTHPFSPLRIKALELFNKSETYAAFNTSVSGEITEEAMEVEIKRIMSLMEPENLEEEGEHSEKIQRLMFLGGYLISNADGVVDDSEIQALSSIVAPKVFANCMMTIKGLTEDEMIDEVQQLTKDLDVVLSVMQKLNILRDLSIISYADGEIDDSEVNVLYNLARLLYINSDFIDRVIGDAQGV
- a CDS encoding Ig-like domain-containing protein, coding for MKKIQLLIILAITLICYNCIGEDVIIDEVEPELRILSTTQSISISQTANLEATYFNNVGQPESTNITWSSNNEAVLSVSSSGLITALSEGTAVIKAEVIKEGQLPTEDTISITVTEKTTTPPTNSNVSQVSTIRTTSSYNLQGSFTVSEIENTNNILIDIQSDYEATTALPGLYVYLTNNPNSINGALEIGKVTVFKGEHSYTINNQGINNYKYLLYWCKPFGVKVGDGEFNN